Within Candidatus Cloacimonadota bacterium, the genomic segment GGACCGAACACATTCGCATATCTCAACACCGTATAGTTCAAACCAAATTGATGATGGAAATATTGTAAATACTTTTCTGAAATAAATTTATGGATCGCATAAGGTGAGAGTGGTTGCGGTTCGTATTTTTCAGTTGTCGGATATTCTAATGCTTCGCCATAAATCGCTCCTCCGGAAGAGATTAAAATCACTTTTTTGGTTTGGAATCTGACGCAATTCTGCAGAATGTTCAGGAATCCGAGAGCATTTACATCAGCGTCCAATAAAGGTTCTCGAACTGAAACCGGAACACTGATTTGAGCAGCATGATGATCCACGATATCCGGTTTTTCCTGCTTGAAGATTTCTTCCAAATTTTCGGAACGAATATCGATCTCATAAAATTTTGCTTGCGGATTGATATTCTCTTTTTTCCCGGTTGAGAGATTATCGACTATAACAACTTCATGACCGGATTCGATAAATTTATCGACCACATTTGATCCGATAAATCCGGCTCCGCCTGTAACTAATATTTTCATAAATTCTACTTTCTTATTATTTCTACTTGGTTGGGATCGACGGTTACGGAAACTGCCTGTTTTAGAATATTCACCTTCAGGATAACTTCATTCAATTTGCTTTTATCGGAAACAACTCCTTCCATACCGACGAGAGAACCGGCAATAATTCTCACCTTTATTCCTTTTTCTAAATATTCGTGCTTTCTCAGATCGTATCTTTGAGTTCTGCTGATATAAATTTGTTGAAGATCTTTGAGAAGCGATTTTTCATCCTGAACTCTCAGGAAATTGACGATATGACCGGAAATGATCAGTTTCTGTTTTTGCTGCGGAGAATGTTTGATGAAAATATATCCGGGAAAAAGCGGTTTGGTAAATTTCACTTCCCGATTTCCATACTTTCTGATACTATCTTTCAAGGGTAGAAAGTAATTGATCTTATTCCGTTTGGAATATTCCGCCAGTTTCTTTTCCCGCTTCGGTTTTGTGTAAATGACTTCCCATTTCTGATCATTTTCTGCGGGAATCAATTCTCCGAAAAGTTCATCTACTTCGATCGGTTTGTTAGTTGCCATCTAATTTTTTTACAATCTTACGATCTTATCCGATTTGATATTCTTGCAGGCAAATCTCGTATCGAGAATAAGTTTTGCCCGGTTCACAATGTCTTTATAATCATAGATCGTGTGGTTTGTGGCAATAATCAGAGCATCATAATTCTCGATATTATTCAAACTTACAGATTTATATTCCTTCCCATTCAATTCATTATGAAAGACAGGAATATGCGGATCGTTATAATCAAAGTTCGTCTCGTGTTTTT encodes:
- a CDS encoding NAD-dependent epimerase/dehydratase family protein codes for the protein MKILVTGGAGFIGSNVVDKFIESGHEVVIVDNLSTGKKENINPQAKFYEIDIRSENLEEIFKQEKPDIVDHHAAQISVPVSVREPLLDADVNALGFLNILQNCVRFQTKKVILISSGGAIYGEALEYPTTEKYEPQPLSPYAIHKFISEKYLQYFHHQFGLNYTVLRYANVFGPRQIPHGEAGVVSIFITNIRDGKQSLLNAYKDKPDGMIRDYVFVKDVVEANFLALTKGDLEAFNIGTNRETTTGELFREISGQMNYDLDPIRMDARPGDLKKSCLNVEKAKKKLGWEAKYSLQKGIKETIEFFVAPSSRWELDV